TTGAGAAAAATTGAGTACTCACGAGTCCATCAGCATTTGTAGTAATTTCATAACCTCCCCTTATGTCTACTCCATTGGGGTTTGTAAACTCAATCTCATAACGCAATCTTTGGGAATCGTTTCCAGTATCAGCAATGAACTCAAAAAGCAAAACTTCAACCAATATATCTTGCAACATTTCTTCTTCTTGTTCCTCGTTGCTGTCATTGCTGCATGAATAAATTACAAGTATCATTAATAAAAGAGAAAAAACATTTTTTTTCATAGTTTAAATTTCTTTACTCTAATAGCTTTCCATTTGTATCTATAACAAATTGAACAGTTACTCAACTTTCTATAGTTTTAGTAGAACCTAAATTAAATTTTGCATTTCGCACTAATTTACAACGAAGTTTTACTTCTCTGTTCTCGGGAACTGAAAATTTGTCCATAGACATATAAAAACAAAACAGGTGTGGAATTAAGGATAAGCAGAAAATAAAAAAAGACCTAAAAAAATTGATTTACAACACTAACGTCTTTTTATTTAAATGAGCTAGGATTCTCAAAAACAATACTCCAGATACCTCTTACTTGATTCACATCATACCCTTGGGCCATATCTTTTGGGTATAAGTCTTTTAAAGCAATGAGTACTTCAGGTTTAATTTGTTGTTTGGGCACACCATGGCATTGCAAGCACATACTATTGGTAACGATTGGGTAATAGAAGTGATTGACCTCATCTTGGCTTTCCACAATGGGTATGATGCTCTCCCCGCTTGCCAATACTTGTTTATAATATTCGATTTTCTCCAATTCAATTGCATTGGCAAGATTCTTTGGGTTTCTAGGTTTATCACTTACTCTTTTAATCAGGGCATTGTGATTGTTGGCCATACTATCGGTCAATGGGTATGCTCTTTCATTACAAAAGGCCAATGCTTCTAGCGTTCCTTTTTTTTGGATGGTCCCCATAAGATTTTTACCCAACATTTTTTTGGTACTCAAGGCATATTCAAGACCTATGTCCTCTTTGGAGAGTGTATCATTGGAATATATTTTCTTGCCCTTGTTTATATAAGGTTTTCGGTTAGGGTTATTTTCCCAATGCTTTTTAAACCAGGATGGTTCTTCTATTTCATATTCATATAGATATTCGCCGATCTGTTCTATATCTTCCTTTTTAAAGGACTGATAAGGCATTACCCCAAATCTCCTGACGGCACCGCGTAGTTTGGCATTTTCTTCAGAGGGTTGTTCCAAAAAGCTCCAAATGGATTGAATAAACGCTTCTTTTGTAGTGCTTTCATCAATGTAATGTGCTTTAATGGCCACCATTGGAGGACCAATTCTACCTTCTTTTTCAGAAGCTGTTGGGCTGTGGCATAGATGACACTGGTTTTCCATCAACTTTTTTCCAGAATGGATTTTGGAAGATGTAAGCGCTGTGTCTTTTAATTCTAACGGGACGGCACCGTATTTTTCCGTTGCTCTGTCCTTGCATCCAAAAACTATTGAAAGACATAGTAAAAGCCAAATTACCCTTCTTACCATAAGTTAACTCAGTTTACCCGTTGCACAACTAATGAAAGATTTGGTTTTATCCATTAATGAGTTGGTGTCCTCTATGCTAGGATATCCCAAAGATTTAAGTGTGTTTTTTATTTGAAGAGCATCTTCATGCTCATCATGGTCGAATGAAATCTTTGATGCTTCCACATCAACATCAACCTTGAAAACACCTTTCTCTTGTAATAGTTTATTGGTAATAGTCTTTGCACAACCACCACACTTCAGATTTTGTACTATAATCGATGTTCTCATTTTTCTTGTTATTTGATTAAATACTATATTTTTTTAAGTCTATTTTAGTACCAAGCCATGTACCCTCCCTTAAGATCATAGATTTCCTCAAAACCCATCGTCGAAAGAATTCTAGCTGCTTTTTGGCTTCTATTACCTGAACGGCAGTAAAGATATATAGGGGCTTTCTTATCCAGTTTTTCTGCCGAAGTTTTAAAAGATGATTGTTGGAAGAAATCAATGTTCAGGGCATTGGAAATATGTCCAGAACGATACTCTTTTGGTGTTCTTACATCAACCAATTGCACATTTTTTTGGGTAATGGATGATTTGAATTCATCCACGTTCAAAATTTTAATATGCCCTATTTCTTGTGTTTTTGCGCCAAATAAAAAACCAAATAGTCCCATAAGTATCAGTTACTTTTTTAAACCTATCAAAAATAAGAATCGTACTGGTTTTTATCAGTAACCTCTGTTACACATCAGTTTATTTTCAAAACAAAAAGGCTATCTTAAAAGACAGCCTTTTTTAACCAACCAAAAAATTAAGCACTTAGGTTATGGAACGTATCACCTGAGTACCTAGCCAATTACCTCTAAAGAGGTATATGGTTTCTTTACCACCAAATATTTCCACTGTTTTCCAAGTTACTTGTTATTGCTTTTCTGTTTTGTCGATATCCACTTTAAGGCGTCATACACAAAAAACATGCAAATAAAACTGCTTGTGAATTATTTTAGTGTTGAAGGGCATACATAATCAGAAACGGAAACATTAGCTTCTTTTATAGCTTTAAAGCCTCCTGCAATGTCTATTGAATTATGAATACCCCTACTTTTTAGGACAGAAGCAGCAATCATACTACGATATCCCGCCGCACAGTGAATAAAGAAAATATCTTCATTGGGAAACTCGGCCAAATGGTCATTTAAGAAATCTAAAGGAGTGTTATATGCCCCATCTACATGTTCGGATACATACTCACTTTTTTTCCTTACATCAAAAACAGGTGTTTCTTCTTCCTCAAGCATAGTCTTAAAGACAGTTGCGTTTACCGAGTTTACAGAATCATATTCCTTGGATGCTGTTCTCCATGCATCAAACCCTCCTTCTAAATATCCTAGTGTATTATCAAAACCAACGCGTGAGAGCCTGGTAACCGTTTCTTCTTCTCTTCCTTTAGGCGCAATAAACAAAATAGGTTGTTTTACATCAGCTATCAAAGCTCCTACCCATGGAGCAAAACTTCCATCCAATCCTATAAAAATAGAACGTGGGACATGGCCTTTTGCAAAATCATTTTGATGCCGTACATCCAATACAATGGCATTCGTTTCGTTCGCTTCGGCCTCAAAAGCATCTGGACTCAGTGCCTGTGTACCTCTTTTAAGAACTACATCTATATCGTCATATCCCTCTTTGTTCATCTTCACGTTTAGTGGAAAGTATTGAGGTGGTGGCAACAAACCATCCGTTACTTCTTGAACAAACTCTTGTTTCGTCATGTCCGCCCTTAGCGCATAATTTATTTTCTTTTGATTGCCAAGGGTATCGACTGTCTCTTTCATCATGTTTTTCCCACAGGCAGACCCTGCACCATGTGCAGGATATACGATAACTTCATCGGACAAGGTCATGATTTTATTTCTAAGGCTATTGTATAAGGTCCCTGCCAATTGTTCTTGAGTCATATCTGCCGCCTTTTGGGCTAAATCCGGTCTTCCGACATCACCTAAAAACAAGGTGTCTCCACTAAAAATGGCATGGTCCTTCCCATCCTTATCCCGAAGAAGATATGTAGTACTTTCCATGGTGTGGCCAGGTGTATGCAGTGCCACTATAGTTATTTCACCCAATTTAAATTGTTGCCCATCTTCTGCAATAATCGCTTCAAACGAAGGGTTTGCATTTGGACCATATATAATGGGAGCTTTAGTCTCTTTTGCCAATGTTAAGTGTCCGCTAACAAAATCTGCATGGAAATGTGTCTCAAAAATATATTTGATTTTTGCGTCATCCATCTTTGCCCTTTTTATATAAGGATTGACTTCCCTTAAAGGATCAATGATGGCAACTTCACCCTTGCTCTCAATATAATAAGCTCCCTGGGCCAAACAACCAGTATAAATTTGTTCAATTTTCATTATTTCTACTTTACAATTTGTGCTAAAACTAGTTTATGGTTTAAGGTTTTGCAGTAACCTAGGTTACAAAAGTGTTGTGGGACAAACGTACTCTGACCTTTCAACAGAGGTTTCGGCAATTTCTTTAAACCCGCCCGTTACATCAACAAAATTGTCCCAACCTCGCTGTTTGAGTATTGATGCTGCCACCATACTACGGTAACCACCGGCACAATGAAGGATAAAAGGTTTGTCCTTTGGAATTTTTGAAAGATGCCCATTGATCTCATTTAAGGGAATATTCAAAGCATCGATAACATGCTCAGATTCATACTCACTTTTTTTACGTACATCGATTACCAATGGGTTTTCTGATTTGTATGCATTCTCGAATTCTTTCGGTGAAATTCGATTGATTTCTTCATATTCCCGTCCAGCTTTTTTCCATGATTCAAAACCTTCTTTCAAGTATCCTATTGTATTGTCATAGCCTACCCTCGACAATCTTGTAATCGCCTCTTCTTCTTTGTTGGGATAGGTGACCAAAAGGATTTCTTGTTTTACACTTGGGACCATCTCCCCTACCCACTGTGCAAAACTGCCATCTAAACCTATATTTATGCTATTTGGAATGAATCCCTTGGCAAAATCCTCTGCATCCCTTGTGTCCAGGACCAGTGCACCGGTTTCGTTTGCCGCCGCTTCAAAAGCATCTGGATCCAGAGCTTGTGTTCCACGATTCATTATTGTATCCAAACTTTCGTAACCCTGAATGTTCATCAATACATTTTGGGGGAAATAACCAGGTGGCGTTGTGAGACCATCGAGCAGTGCTTTAATAAATTCTTCTTTACCCATATCCTGTAAAGCATAATTCACTTTTTTCTGGTGTCCAAGGGTATCCGTTGTTTCTTTACTCATCATTTTTCCACATGCAGAACCGGCACCATGATTGGGATAAACAATAAGGTCATCGCTTAATGGCATTATTTTATTACGTAACGAATCGTATAAAAGACCTGCAAGTTTCTCTTCGGTAAGTTCAGAAACTACATGTTGTGCAAGGTCAGGCCTGCCCACATCGCCGATGAACAAAGTGTCCCCGGTTATAATCCCATGTTCCTTTCCATTTTCATCAATAAGCAGATATGTTGTGCTTTCCATGGTATGCCCGGGTGTATGAATCACTTTTACCTTGTAATCCCCTATCTCAAATACTTGGTCGTCCTCAGCTATAATAGCTTCATAACCTGGCTTGGCATTTGGTCCAAAAACAATGGCTGCACCTGCCTTTTTCTGTAAATCCAAATGACCGCTTACAAAATCGGCATGAAAGTGTGTTTCAAAGACGTATTTGATTTTGGCATTATCAATTTGTGCTCTGTCCATATAAGGTTGTACTTCTCTTAATGGGTCAAAAACAGCTGCTACACCATTGCTTTCAATATAATAAGCTGCATGTGCTAAACATCCTGTATAAATCTGTTCTATTTTCATGTTTATCTATTTTAAGTTATATACGTTAAAAGTATCTATGATTTGTTTGACGGTCAGCCACCTAGGTTACATAAGTTCCTTCTTTCGACTGCAATGAAATTTTTTCTTGAAGATTGTTCTTCGGCGTATTGTTCAATGCATAGTCATAGGCCTCCAATGTATTGACAAAAAAATGTTCTCGACCTATCTTGTCCACAAGCTCCGACTTTTGGATAATATCCCGAACAGGTCCTATGACATCGGAAAAAAGAATCTTAATGTTCTTTTCCCTAAACTCCTGCACCAAATTTTCTAACATAAAAACTGCGCT
The nucleotide sequence above comes from Flagellimonas sp. HMM57. Encoded proteins:
- a CDS encoding rhodanese-like domain-containing protein — protein: MKIEQIYTGCLAQGAYYIESKGEVAIIDPLREVNPYIKRAKMDDAKIKYIFETHFHADFVSGHLTLAKETKAPIIYGPNANPSFEAIIAEDGQQFKLGEITIVALHTPGHTMESTTYLLRDKDGKDHAIFSGDTLFLGDVGRPDLAQKAADMTQEQLAGTLYNSLRNKIMTLSDEVIVYPAHGAGSACGKNMMKETVDTLGNQKKINYALRADMTKQEFVQEVTDGLLPPPQYFPLNVKMNKEGYDDIDVVLKRGTQALSPDAFEAEANETNAIVLDVRHQNDFAKGHVPRSIFIGLDGSFAPWVGALIADVKQPILFIAPKGREEETVTRLSRVGFDNTLGYLEGGFDAWRTASKEYDSVNSVNATVFKTMLEEEETPVFDVRKKSEYVSEHVDGAYNTPLDFLNDHLAEFPNEDIFFIHCAAGYRSMIAASVLKSRGIHNSIDIAGGFKAIKEANVSVSDYVCPSTLK
- a CDS encoding DUF3365 domain-containing protein is translated as MVRRVIWLLLCLSIVFGCKDRATEKYGAVPLELKDTALTSSKIHSGKKLMENQCHLCHSPTASEKEGRIGPPMVAIKAHYIDESTTKEAFIQSIWSFLEQPSEENAKLRGAVRRFGVMPYQSFKKEDIEQIGEYLYEYEIEEPSWFKKHWENNPNRKPYINKGKKIYSNDTLSKEDIGLEYALSTKKMLGKNLMGTIQKKGTLEALAFCNERAYPLTDSMANNHNALIKRVSDKPRNPKNLANAIELEKIEYYKQVLASGESIIPIVESQDEVNHFYYPIVTNSMCLQCHGVPKQQIKPEVLIALKDLYPKDMAQGYDVNQVRGIWSIVFENPSSFK
- a CDS encoding rhodanese-like domain-containing protein — encoded protein: MGLFGFLFGAKTQEIGHIKILNVDEFKSSITQKNVQLVDVRTPKEYRSGHISNALNIDFFQQSSFKTSAEKLDKKAPIYLYCRSGNRSQKAARILSTMGFEEIYDLKGGYMAWY
- a CDS encoding heavy-metal-associated domain-containing protein — translated: MRTSIIVQNLKCGGCAKTITNKLLQEKGVFKVDVDVEASKISFDHDEHEDALQIKNTLKSLGYPSIEDTNSLMDKTKSFISCATGKLS
- a CDS encoding rhodanese-like domain-containing protein encodes the protein MKIEQIYTGCLAHAAYYIESNGVAAVFDPLREVQPYMDRAQIDNAKIKYVFETHFHADFVSGHLDLQKKAGAAIVFGPNAKPGYEAIIAEDDQVFEIGDYKVKVIHTPGHTMESTTYLLIDENGKEHGIITGDTLFIGDVGRPDLAQHVVSELTEEKLAGLLYDSLRNKIMPLSDDLIVYPNHGAGSACGKMMSKETTDTLGHQKKVNYALQDMGKEEFIKALLDGLTTPPGYFPQNVLMNIQGYESLDTIMNRGTQALDPDAFEAAANETGALVLDTRDAEDFAKGFIPNSINIGLDGSFAQWVGEMVPSVKQEILLVTYPNKEEEAITRLSRVGYDNTIGYLKEGFESWKKAGREYEEINRISPKEFENAYKSENPLVIDVRKKSEYESEHVIDALNIPLNEINGHLSKIPKDKPFILHCAGGYRSMVAASILKQRGWDNFVDVTGGFKEIAETSVERSEYVCPTTLL